The sequence ATAAGACCATCCCCCGCTCTAACAAGGATATAACCAACCTCCCCTTCCCTGGGGATAGGCTGGTTAGAATTTGGTTTAAAGGCAACTGGGTGAAAAAGCAGCAGGGGTGGGGACACAGAGAAGAACACCGTCCTCTcgctttctcctttctccccagaGCTTCAAGCGACCCTGTGGGGAGAGTGGGGTAGTTCCTTGGCTTTATGCATTAATCTGAGGGGCAGCAGGGACAACGGTTCAGTCATTCTTACGATGGTTGTTATTGAGGATGGGGTGGCCGTTGGCTAGGGGCCGGCTCTTTGCTCCTCCCCCAGCTGCAGCCTCCTCCCCCTCTGAGCTCTCTGTTTCTTCCCGGTCACTGCGTTCATCTTCTACCAGCTGTGGAAAGGGATGAGAAGGGTTACAAACCCCTAAGGACTGCCTCTCTCCGTAGGCTTTTTCCAGCTACACCCAGGGCCCCCCAGTAGTTTTTAGAGGGTTGCTGATATGGGAAGGGAATTTGGGCAGTACTAGAGTTGAGGGGAGTAGGGCCTACACAATGGGGACAGAAGCTTCACCTTTCCAGTTATGAACTTGTGGGCCATGCGCAAAATGAGGTAGGCCCAGAAGATATGCAGCAGCTGTAGCACTCCCATCATGAAATTGAAGAAGTAATAGCCAAAGAAGGCAGGATAGAGCTCCAGTGGGTACACCAGGGTGCAGTGCAGGATCCTTGGGATGAAAAGGGAGAGACAAGAACTGTGAACACAGAAAAGAAGGGGTTAAGATGCAGGACTGAAAATGTGGGTGCGGAGCAGGGAGACTCCTGATTTCTTGAAAACAGGAGTATAGTGTCGCCTCCTACTCACCAGAAGGGCAGGATGACCAGTCGGGTGATGATGAAGACAATGGCGAAGACGATGAAGATGTTGTTGCAGGTGTTTTTCCATCCCGCATAGTTAAACATCTTGGCTGACTGTGTAGATAGCCCCCATCCATCATGAGCTCCCTACTCTCCTGTATACGTTCCTATGTACGCCCCAGTTACCACACTGGCTCTGTGCCCCCAGCTCCTTGATCCCAGGAACATCCACCCCCCACCACAACTaccccaccacctccaccccaccgAAAATGGATAGAGGGACAGAAGAACCTGCACCAGGGTCTCTAGGCTTGAAGAAATGCCCAGAAATCCTGACCTCCAGCAGGTAGTCAGAAGAGTCATGCAGAGCCATGATAAGAGTCCCTGCTCGGACGTAACTGGCAAACCAGGAGAAGCTAATGAGGATGATGGTGGCCACATGGTGGATGATCTGTTCCTTGAAATCCTGTAGAAAAGATGCAGCCTCCAGAGGACCTTTTCCTGGTCCCTAGCCTCCATTCTTCCTCCCCCTCACCTTTAATTCCACTTATCCCACAACTCCATCCAAAGCACCCAGAAGTCACAGGGGAGGCTATTCATCCCAGGGCTTCATTTTGGCTCCTAGGCTTAATGGCACAGCCCCTTGACCCACCTTTCGCTTGACATCAGAAGCAATGCTGAAGAGCAGGGACCAGTAGAAAGACAGTTCAATCATGTAGTACCAGTACTGGGAAGGGATGACGCTctgggagaggggaaagaaaagaggaaggtaaGGGACCCCAGAGCAACTGGACTCAAGGGTCTCACCTCTCCAAACCCAGCCCTCCCAGAACATGAGGTTATGTTTAGCACCATGACTCCAGTCCTTTCTGTCACATATTCCGAGATCATCTCTTCACAAGAATGTGTATGTCCTAATCCTATCCTACGCTGGTTCTCTTAATCACCCCATGTAAGGAATCAGGACCCATCTCGTACCTGTATGGGATATCCCTCCCAAACTTTCCTCATGTCATAGAACCAGGGTTTCTGCAGAGAGATGGTGAGAGGTTAAAGGAGAAGAGACCCAAATTCTGTGGCCTCATCCCACCTTGCCAGAGAATCTACTCCCACCTCCCAGTAATCCCCACTCACGTCTACAATGACAGCCATGCCGGCAATGAAAGCAATCAGGTAAAACGTGAATCTCCAGCTGGAAGAGGAAGCAGAAATAGCTAGGAGAGTGGGGTGGGAGAACGGCACAGCCCTCCAACCAACCCCCAAGTACCTCCCTCCAGATAGCCTCTCACGGATATTAATAACCGAATTTCCCTCCTCAGCTGGGTATAATCTCCCTGCATACAGCTATGACCCACCCCTCCCACCAAAATACATCAGACCTTCCTCTGCCGTCCAGTTTCTATCGTTCCAACCTCCCCTACCTTGCTTCTCGGAACTTCTTGAGGAGACTGGGCCGGTCCTGGTTGCGGCGGCGGCGGAACCAGCGCTCTACCTGGCGGCCAGAGAGCCCGCTCTGCCGTGACAGAAGCTCTACCTCTGCCTGAGTGTAGTGAAGAAGCCCATTACACTCCCCTTCAGAACTCAGCAGCACCCCACCCTCTGCCAGTAATGACCCAAGTTGGCCCCACTGCTTTCCCATCTCTTCCGCCACCAGAGCTGGCATTCCAACCCTATCTCCTCCTCACTCCCCACCAGAACTCTTAACTCCCAGAACAGGGTCTGCAGCTCATACCTGTTTGGGCTGCTTGCCACTGGTCAGGTAGAAATGCTCCAAAGTGGGGTTGAGAGGTGCCCGCAGCCGAGTTTTCTCTTTTACATTCAGGAGGGCAGCCAGTGGTGTAGCCACGTAACTGGGGAAGGGATATGAGTGAGGACCGTCTGGCTCTCTTGAAGCACCTCAGTCTCCTGGTAGCCCCTAAGCTAGGGGGCTGGCGGGGCAGGGCTGCAAGCTCAGACAACTTtatcctgggcctcagtttcccggCAACCCCCTCTCTGGCTGCCTTGGGCTGCCCATAGCTGACAAAGCTGCCTGTGTTCACTAGCGACCAGGCGGGTGGAGGGTGAGAACAAATAACCATTGAAGGAAAGGGCCTGGGGGTGCTGAGCCCTCAGAAAGACAATGCTGCCTTCAGTAGGGGGCACACAGTAGGCAGGGACCTGGGTGGTGAGAACACCAGGGTCCAGGACCAATTAAACAGCAAGAGACAAACTTGAAGTACAAGAAACTGTGGCTGGCAGCCAGGGAAGGCATAGGGGTATGTTGGTATGCTCACAGCTCAAAGAAGTATCGAATGATGAGGAAGAGCAAGGCCAGGGGTAGTGTGATATAGAGGTCTGAGGCTTTGGCGTAGACACGTCCATCTCGGTCTTCTAGATCAGCCCAGGTTAAGTTCACAGGGAGCCACAGCCGTTCCCACCAGAAGTAGTCATATAAGGTCTGGAGCATCCTGAGTGAGGAAGGGGAAGGTAGAGGGCATCAAAGCAGGCAGCAGTGTAAGAAGAGACAGATGAAAAATTTCACAGTGTTAACAGAAAGAGCAGGGGCAGAGACTCAAGCCCTGGGTTTTGGTCCTGGCCATGGGGACaaatcagtttccccatctgaaataTGGTGGCTTTCCAGCTCTAACATTTACTATGCACATCAACCAAAGGTGATGCTAACACCCCGTAGAAGTCCTGATTCCCTAGACTTAAGAATCTTGGGGTCTCTCCATCATTTTGCTATCCTCAAGTGGAGGACAGGCAGGATCTGGCCCTAGAAGCTGTAGCCAACAATCTTAACTAAAGTGAGAGGCATCCTCCCTTCCCCGCACTCTCCAGCCTCCCCCTAGTGCCCCCAAGCAACCCATAACTGGAAGCTTCcttgccagggaagcccaagaaaggaTTGCAGGGTTGGGGCaaacccttcctcctccttccctctaagCCACTGAGGCAGCAGGTCCTAGGGAAAATTAAGAGGCCTGAGTAAAGCAAAATTATGCTCCCAAAGAATGCTGAGCTCCAGGACAACCAATGGACATCAAAATATTGCACACAAGATTAATACCCCATGCCAGGCCATCCAGTTCCTAAACATAAGGCAGAAGAACCCTATCTGAAGCCTATCctcagaaacaaaatgaagacaagGCTTCAGGGAGTCAGGGATTGGGGGACAGAGAGTCGAGACAGCAGACTAAGACATCTGGTAGAATTAGGAGCTATTTCTTCTTAAGGCTCATCTAGAAAATAAAGTACTAGTCTGCGTGGGGAACACCCATCACAAATACCCTCAGCTAGGAAAGAGCTGCTGCTTTCCCCCGcctcccccctttcctccacTGAAAGAGAAAGGATCTACAGGGTGTTAGTGACTACTTGAATACCTGAATGAGGAAGGGAATGATCTGGGGCCCAAGCGGGGACAGCAGCTGCTTGGAGTTGAGAGAAGCAGCAAGATGATCCTTAAGAGACAGTGATGCTGGGACCACACAACACCTGGCAGTCCTGGGACTGAGCAGTGAACCCAGAAGGATGACAAGGGCAAATCTGCCAGGCTCCCGACCCCTCGTTCTCCCAGGAGGGAGGCTCGGTGGGTGGTATCCAGGCTGGCCTTGAGACTAAAAGCTGACACAGAAGGAAGGTAGTCCCCTCCCAGCCAGGGAGGAAAGAGAGTTGGGAGATTGTTCTCCGCTGTGAACTGGAAACCAAATGGTGCCGCTCTACAGCTGAAGGCTGATCGTATCACAGCTGTGCTGGGCTGCTCCTCCGACGGCTCCGCCCCCACCCACCACAGAAGCACTTGCGAAATCCCTCTCAGCCTGTCACGGGTCTGTATTCCAGCTCAAGGACTTTACCCTCTTGTCCCCACTCCTGGTCACTGCTCTCTCAGAGGTCAGCACTGTCAGTAAAGGAGCTTCAGCTCCACCCGCCcccagcaacacacacacacacacacacacacacacacacacacacacactcacacacacacacactccaggccTCAGCTCCTGAGGGTACTGCCACTTCCCCTTCCACCTCAGCCAGAAGAAATACTTAATTAGTTAAAAGAGATGGAAGCCTTTTgaactaaacaaaattaaaacacaattatCCACAGTAGAACTCTCCCCACACAAccaggcgcacacacacacacacttttttcctGGAGAGAAGTTGTAGAAAATTTAGTAGAGAAG comes from Delphinus delphis chromosome 1, mDelDel1.2, whole genome shotgun sequence and encodes:
- the CERS2 gene encoding ceramide synthase 2, whose amino-acid sequence is MLQTLYDYFWWERLWLPVNLTWADLEDRDGRVYAKASDLYITLPLALLFLIIRYFFELYVATPLAALLNVKEKTRLRAPLNPTLEHFYLTSGKQPKQAEVELLSRQSGLSGRQVERWFRRRRNQDRPSLLKKFREASWRFTFYLIAFIAGMAVIVDKPWFYDMRKVWEGYPIQSVIPSQYWYYMIELSFYWSLLFSIASDVKRKDFKEQIIHHVATIILISFSWFASYVRAGTLIMALHDSSDYLLESAKMFNYAGWKNTCNNIFIVFAIVFIITRLVILPFWILHCTLVYPLELYPAFFGYYFFNFMMGVLQLLHIFWAYLILRMAHKFITGKLVEDERSDREETESSEGEEAAAGGGAKSRPLANGHPILNNNHRKND